Proteins from a genomic interval of Acanthopagrus latus isolate v.2019 chromosome 7, fAcaLat1.1, whole genome shotgun sequence:
- the timm17b gene encoding mitochondrial import inner membrane translocase subunit Tim17-B, producing the protein MEEYAREPCPWRIVDDCGGAFTMGAIGGGVFQSIKGFRNAPAGVGHRLRGSANAVRIRAPQIGGSFAVWGGLFSTIDCGLVRLRGKEDPWNSITSGALTGAILAARSGPLTMMGSAMMGGILLALIEGFGILLTRYTAQQFQNPVPFVEDPSQLPPKDGGHQQQQEAKGQF; encoded by the exons ATGGAGGAATATGCCCGTGAACCTTG TCCCTGGAGGATAGTGGATGACTGTGGAGGTGCTTTCACCATGGGTGCAATTGGAGGAGGGGTGTTCCAGTCGATCAAGGGCTTTCGTAATGCCCCGGCA GGCGTCGGACACAGACTGAGAGGAAGTGCAAACGCTGTTAGAATAAGAGCTCCACAGATTGGAG GTAGCTTTGCTGTGTGGGGAGGGCTCTTCTCCACTATCGACTGTGGTTTGGTTCGCctgagagggaaagaggatCCTTGGAACTCCATAACAAGTGGTGCACTGACTGGGGCCATCCTGGCAGCGCGCA GTGGGCCATTAACGATGATGGGCTCTGCCATGATGGGGGGAATTTTGCTCGCTCTCATTGAGGGTTTTGGGATCCTCCTGACCAGATATACAGCGCAGCAGTTTCAGAACC CTGTTCCCTTTGTAGAGGACCCCAGTCAGTTACCTCCAAAGGATGGaggtcatcagcagcagcaggaggcaaaGGGGCAGTTTTAA
- the pqbp1 gene encoding polyglutamine-binding protein 1, giving the protein MPLPPALMARLAKRGIVKPSEQEIDEEIIAEDYDDNNVDYEATRLESLPPNWYKVFDPACGLPYYWNVETDLVAWLSPNDPSAVLTKPARKIRAEGGDERIERQFEKPDRERERERDKERERERERDRERDEGRERDRRKQRREDMAPYSKNKRGKRDDEMDPMDPSAYSDAPRGTWSSGLPKRNEAKTGADTTAAGPLFQQRPYPSPGAVLRANAANQIPKE; this is encoded by the exons atgCCTCTACCTCCGGCCCTGATGGCCCGTTTGGCCAAGAGAGGGATTGTTAAACCATCAGAGCaag AGATAGATGAGGAGATCATCGCTGAAGATTACGATGACAACAACGTAGATTACGAAGCCACCAGACTGGAGAGTCTACCACCCAATTGGTACAAAGTGTTCGACCCTGCTTG TGGTCTTCCTTATTACTGGAATGTGGAGACAGATTTGGTGGCCTGGCTGTCTCCGAACGACCCAAGTGCAGTGTTGACAAAACCTGCCAGGAAAATTAGAG ccGAGGGTGGAGATGAAAGAATCGAGAGGCAGTTTGAGAAGccagacagagagcgagagcgggagagagacaAGGAGCGAGAGAGGGAACGGGAAAGAGACCgagagagggatgaagggagggaaagagacagaagaaagcAGCGGAGAGAAGACATGGCACCGTACAGTAAGAACAAAAGAG gGAAAAGAGATGACGAGATGGACCCCATGGACCCGAGTGCTTATTCTGATGCCCCAAg ggGCACATGGTCGAGCGGCCTGCCCAAACGTAATGAAGCAAAGACGGGTGCAGACACCACGGCTGCAGGGCCTCTGTTCCAGCAGCGGCCGTACCCCAGTCCTGGAGCCGTGCTACGAGCCAACGCAGCAAACCAAATACCCAAAGAGTGA
- the gpkow gene encoding G-patch domain and KOW motifs-containing protein translates to MASHGGDAGAASVEQGERKNPAVSFGFTKTVSKFKPSTGDALTSKEDRDYLTGIDRNELQSTKPSEKPKELIIPLIQKNRWHKVDRPPQSEGSEGKTAETTQDNDSVDSQAVKELIEDSRRQLEEWQNGPQSERNLNLSIPLLMQNKVPDGFEDGDQVKVDLRPESSTEADYDRVPVEAYGLAMLKGMGWSKTEGIGRTFKQDVKPIEHQLRPKGLGLGADRSAIKDLEPGKRQRPPKPGEERAKEEELVMGPGGCVLVESGAHKEMYGKIEGVDPDNARVMVKLAIGGKTVTVSQYAVKLIGRQEYDKYSKDLSRLSKAHKDKEKEKEKQREKEKQGREERERKSNGVEGKHRKTREKSSERDGGKDDRKRKHRESSQDREKPPVKEARRPPAPPSWLQRDLKVRFIDKAFKGGRYYNSKMHVEDVLTPSTCVCRTEEGRLLDDVNQNMLETIVPKGEYDAVMVVLGEHRGQVGRILQRDKNKCRAMVQLDRYEEKLFTLDYDSICHYVGAADH, encoded by the exons ATGGCGTCGCACGGGGGAGATGCTGGTGCCGCTTCCGtggagcagggagagagaaaaaacccCGCGGTGTCGTTCGGTTTTACGAAGACGGTTAGCAAATTTAAACCGTCGACTGGCGACGCGTTGACGAGTAAAGAGGACAGAGATTATTTGACTGGAATTGACAGAAATGAATTACAAAG TACAAAACCCTCAGAGAAGCCCAAAGAGCTCATCATCCCTCTGATCCAGAAGAACCGCTGGCACAAAGTAGACCGACCGCCCCAGAGCGAGGGGAGTGAAGgcaaaacagcagaaacaaccCAAGACAATGACTCCGTGGATTCTCAGGCTGTCAAAGAACTCATCGAAG ACTccaggaggcagctggaggagtgGCAGAATGGCCCTCAGTCAGAGAGAAACCTGAACCTCAGCATCCCCCTGTTGATGCAAAACAAAGTCCCTGATGGCTTTGAGGATGGAGATCAAGTGAAAGTGGATCTACGGCCTGAATCT TCGACAGAGGCAGATTATGACAGAGTTCCTGTTGAGGCTTATGGACTTGCTATGCTTAAGGGGATGGGCTGGTCGAAAACAGAAGGTATTGGACGCACATTTAAACA AGACGTGAAGCCGATCGAACACCAGCTCCGTCCAAAAGGTTTGGGCCTGGGAGCTGATCGTTCAGCAATTAAGGACCTGGAGCCAGGCAAACGTCAGCGTCCCCCCAAACCAGGAGAGGAGCGAGCGAAGGAGGAGGAACTAGTGATGGGTCCAGGAGGCTGTGTGCTGGTAGAGTCCGGGgcacataaagaaatgtatggCAAG ATTGAGGGCGTTGATCCAGATAATGCTCGAGTTATGGTAAAGCTGGCTATTGGCGGCAAGACTGTGACAGTCAGCCAGTATGCTGTCAAACTAATTGGGCGCCAGGAATATGACAAATACAGCAAAGACCTCA GTCGCCTCAGCAAAGCCCACAAAgacaaggagaaagagaaggaaaagcagcgagagaaggaaaaacaggGTCGggaggagcgagagaggaaaAGTAATGGCGTCGagggaaaacacaggaaaacgAGGGAAAAGTCTTCAGAAAGAGACGGAGGAAAAGATGATaggaagaggaaacacagagaatcAAGTCAAGACAG agAGAAGCCTCCAGTGAAAGAGGCGAGGCGACCCCCGGCTCCCCCCTCATGGCTCCAGAGAGACTTGAAAGTTCGCTTTATAGACAAAGCCTTCAAAGGGGGCCGATACTACAACTCGAAG ATGCATGTGGAGGATGTCCTGACACcatctacctgtgtgtgtcgAACTGAAGAGGGAAGACTGTTAGACG ATGTGAATCAGAACATGTTGGAGACCATTGTTCCAAAAGGCGAATATGATGCTGTAATGGTTGTACTGGGCgagcacagaggacag GTTGGCCGTATTCTCCAGCGGGACAAGAACAAGTGCAGAGCGATGGTTCAGCTCGACAGATACGAAGAGAAATTGTTTACACTGGACTATGACAGTATTTGTCACTATGTTGGAGCAGCAGACCACTGA